The following is a genomic window from Anopheles aquasalis chromosome 3, idAnoAquaMG_Q_19, whole genome shotgun sequence.
atcaaatAATGGAGATCAATCTAATCGCGGTTGCGAGTTGCATCGTGACTTCGTGTTGGCGCGTTACTCCCGGGGGCTCGGGACTTGGCCCCCCGACCCGGCGACTCGTGTGCACAGAGCAACAAGTGTTTGCTTCTCGGTTCTCGAATTAGTTTTCCCCTCCCACACTGCGTCTGTATACAAACAAAGCCTCCAGCACGCTCTCTCTGAGAGCTTGGAGTGCACATTGGCCAGCAGATTCTCTTTATTCTCTCGAATGgaaattctctctctctctctctttgtctgcctttttttttgtgctgtggAAAATTGTACCAAAAAGGGATTATAAAGGAAAAGCCCGGCAttcgctctcggtggtggtaggCACTAGGAACGGGGTTTGTGTATACTTTCTATATGTCGTCCTGGCGTCTCGCTCTCTGCCTTTTATACGTTGCTTCCTGTTTctctggtgtttgtttttttctcccaattCACCGCCGCTCATTTCCAATGGTATCGCGATTAATGTAacatccttcttctgcttcccaCTGGCTGTACATAAAGGAGGCCGCTCTTCGAGAGCTACTGCGATTAAGCTGCTTTACATAcagtgttgtgctgctgcattggCTTCTTGGACCAGCACAGTGGCAGCGTGCACTGGAGAAAGAAGTGATCGAGATCATCGTGGATTgagtttttgtaaaattataATTTTCACCTTTTTGTGCGACTTTCACCGTATCTATTGTTGTTATAAGTTAAATcgcaatttttcaatttataatATGGTTCCCAAGTTTGTGATTAAACAATTTGAGGATCACCTACAAAACCGCCTTGCTTCAAAGCTACTGAAGACGGAGATCGCTGCGAATAAAGCGATTTGCCCTCTAATCGTTGCTTTAGTGCAAAATTTTGCAGCCCccgaagcgatcgatcgaaatttTCACAAAGAAAAATACCAAGATGCCCCCAATACCCACACGCGTGTCACTGGCTCGCTCATCCGGTTAACTATCGACGGTCCACGCCGTTGTGTGATTGAAGGAGAAACATGAACGCGCGGAGGAGCGAGGGGCTCTGATGGACGCGACCGTTCCAGCCATTCCCTGGGGTATACTAgcgcagtagcagtagcagcagcagcagcagcagcagcagcagttcggcAACATAATCGCATATATCGTGTGAAGGAGGTACAGAACACACCCGCGCACGGCCGTCCTTGTATGTAAGCGGACGGAGCGAATATGCTGCTGGCTTTGCGTGTGCCAAACAAGCAAtccccagtagcagcagcagcatacatgGGTCGTGGGCACCCACCTAAGAGAGCCTACGCACCAtcccggcgacgacgaccacgacgaccatgaCGGCGGTTAGgagctcgatcgatccatcccCGTGTGCACGGCCCCCAAAAGGGGGGTTCGTGTGTGGATCGCTACCGCCGCCGCCTAGGCACAGCGCGAAccatggtgttggtggtccaCTGCggaaaaaccatcaccaccttccacccacccacccacccagaaCATCCCAACAagctaaagaaaaaaaaaacacggttcCTACTAAAAGAGAAGGCGGATTGTCGGCGGAGATTCTCTCGAGAAGGTCCGAAGGTGACGGTGGCTGCAGTAGCGCCGGAAAGGCGCTCCGGGGACACAATGttacggtagcagcagcagcagcagcagtgacagtAGCACGTTTGGCCCATTTTTACTGCGCAGGATCGATAATATGCTCGctctcccccccttttccgaACGACACCCGATCCTTCTAATGCCTAtccgtgtatatgtgtgcttgtgtccaTCACGAGAAAAGGGCGCGAAtgagtgtgcgagagagaagaaagtcTACAGGACAGGAAGGAGGTAGTAGCGGGCGAGACgtgaccagcagcacacccagGCAGAATGTCCCACCGGCTTTTTGGAGCGCACCGAGACGGGAAAATTGATTCGATCTCACGgcctcgcttgctcgctctctctctctctctctctctctcttcgctacGGCGATGGCTCCATGGATACGACGCCATATGATGGGGACCGAGCTCGCCCCGAGTGTAGTAGTGAGTACCACTGTACACCGAGCACAAGCAATCCTACTACTGGGGATCCCCGTTGTCATGGAGCCTTTACCggtctctcactttctctccgTAGCTTGCTCCGGCCTGCTCCGACGCGCTGGCAGTACATAAGAAGGAATATGCACTTCCGGCCGGGGAGGCATGGAGCGCGAGGACATCACGCACACCACGGCAGGTCACGGATGGATTCGCGCGCTCGGTTTGGCGCGTCCACAAAAGGAGCAAAATAACCCaacgagcaagcaagcgagcgagcgagggaagaAAACTGAACAACAAAACCAGAAACACGCATACACCCAAAAGGCAGGGGGGAGGCGAGAGTCGAAAATGGTCTCGTAATTAAAGTAGCCAGGGCATAACAACACGCGCTCGTGtgagggttttttggggcggggaGTGCCACGCGATTGCCAATCGATGATGGTTCGTGAGGTGTTGCTCACCACctgcaccccctcccctcccccccccccccccaaaaccacaTCACACCCTTGCATGTCCTGTTGGTGCAAATATCCTGGACCTCACCTGGCGTGAGTGCGTGCAGGACGCTAGTTTTTATGTCGGGAAGGTAAGCTGGCCAGGATAAGGAGTTTAATCGATCATAATTTAGGGGTTTGCAAGCACCAATGGGGTGCAGCagggcgatcgatcgatcacagtTGGAGCTTCTGCttgattgttgctgttgttgttgttgagcaaCATAAATTTGAAGAATTTCTAAAATATTTCATTCTTTTAAAAAGGTGTCTAcgaatgataaaaaaatatccttTTTGCAAGCTTTTCTAGCTGCTTATTCTTCACTTTTGCACCCTCTCATCTCCAACTGGCAGGCTTCATGTACTGTACTCAGCAACAAAGGCaatccaaaaaaagggggttccGCGAATGCAATCCGCTTTCTGGTACAGGAAACTTgttgaaaagaaatcaatatCTGAATATATGTGCTCGACGCGCGCTGTGCTGAAACTCTGGTCCAAACACAGGctggaaaccgaaaaaacgaaaaaactgTACCCTTGCTGGCAGAAAATGCATACCAGCTCCACTCACACGGCACTCCCCCGCTCTGTCATATGCTTAACCCAGgtgtccctcccccccccccccccccggggtgtgtGTATATACTTACTGTAAGTGCATCCAGTGATTTCATTCGTGCGCTCGCTGGTGCAactgcaccaacagcagctggtgcaCTAGCGCCACCGTtagatgatgacgatgatgctgttgctgctgctgctgctgctgctgcaccacccaCTGACGCCGTTGGGCTGCTGGTCCGACTGCTTTCACTTCCGCCATTCCCGGTACCGTTGTTCCCGGTTTGACCATTTCCGTACGCGCGCTGGTGCTTGCGCTCCTTGGGTTTGCGGGTAGTGGCActacttcctcctcctcctcctctgctgctgctgtccttaCCAACACCATCTGTGAGGGGATGGTGATAGTCTGCTGCTTTTTGTAGGTCCGCGCAACATggaagtgaaagaagaaagacgCATTCGTATTAAAAAGGGGTACAGAGGAGCACGCATTTCGCATAAACTGAGACCGGGATgatgggaagggaagagattgtaaggttttttttcgttttgtttttggattgttttttcgtGAGCTTGATGATGAGCATCATACTGGTGGATGGTGAGTAGATGGTGTAATGCACAGCAAGATTGGCCAATGGAAATGTCTTTGGCCAAAGGGAGAACGAGCCAGTACATAGGAACGGACTCGCAAGGTAGCCGAGTCGTGCCGCTACACTAGACGCGACCGAAGCCAGAAACCAGCGAACCGTGAAGGATATAAAGGACCTGCCTTTTACGCAGAATGTACCAGCGGAAAATGATGTACACAGTCGgaaaggatcgatcgatcggtacgtCTAAGCTAGCTGAGTACAATATCAACGTCAGCACGATGGTTGGTGTTTGAGTCCAGCGCTTAACTGGATCGCtaccggagctgctgctgttacacTTTCTTCGACAGACACGATGATAGTGTGCAAAAAGTTCCATGCTTCCGATGGAATTTCCCAAAGAAATGGTTTGCGGCCACGCCAATATTTCGCCGTGATGAGCGCGCGCGACTGTGCTTGCTATTGATTTTTTCGAAAACTCCCAGGGTTGCGGCCACCAACACCGTCGCCAGTAGgtggtgctcgctcgcacccCAAAAATTGCACGATCCTTCACCAGCCTCGGTGGTCGCCGGAGGGGGTCGCCCGGTAGTGTATGCtctcctttctcgctctctggctATGCTCTCGCTACCAAACCAAAACAGCGGCCCTGACTTGAGAGTAGTAGTAGCCCCTAGTAGCCCGGGCGCGAAAGCGCGTACGTATGTGTGCACGTTGTCAAGCCAAGCCTCTCTGCTGATTAACTTTGCGTGAATTCCGGCGCTAGTGGGCGCCCTCTCTACCTTTTTTAGTATAGTCGCGTGCTAAGGAGCGCCTTATATACTCCGGGGCACTCGGATCGATTTTGTGATAGCAAACCCACCAatctcaccaacacacaaacacaccccggGGGGCGCCAGGATGGGGACgcattgttttggtttttttgttgctgaagTTGCTCTTGGTTGGGGTGTTCGGTTTCGGGCTCTTGCTCGTTCAGCTCGCTCaaacgccagccagcggttGCCAATGGTTACCATGAGAACGACGATTCCTGCTTCGTATGTGTGGTCGTCGCGTGTACATACCTGTTGCTGACGTGGGCGTTGGAGACTCCCCGCCGTTCTCCGCTGTTGAATCGTTttgtccttgctgctgctggtggtggtgctgcgactgctgcggTGGCTGGAGTGGAAGCTGTGGACTGTCTGCAGGTCCGTACGAAGCGGACAGTGGACTATACTCGGAACTGCTGCCCGTGGAAAATCCGTTCGATACGGATGTGCTACTCGGGAACAGGGacgttgctgccgttgatggtgaACCAGCGCTCGCGTTGGAAACAGCACCGTCCGTCTGGTTCGTATTGCTGGCTGCCAAACCTGCTCGATCATTGTGACCGAATCCTTGTGATGATGAAtaaccgtgctgctgctgctgctgctggtggtggtgctggacttTGGAGCTACTGCCGTTGGAAGATTGTTCTGTTTGGAGAGATCCTAGGTTACTGCGATAGGACGATGCTGTCATGCCGTTGCTACCGTTGGCGTAGCTTGCGAAGCTCGAATACTGGTGATGCTCGCGCTGCAGATGGTACGGAGGATAGGCGGAAGGATTCGACGATGAACCGGCCATGTGTCGACCGGGATACAGATATCCTGCGCCACCGGATCCATACCCAGGTGGCATTCCTGCGAGACCAGCGCGCGAATACGGTGACTGcgactgatggtgatgatgatggtggtaatAGGGATTGTAGCCACCGTACTCGCGATAGGAAGACGAGTAGCTGCCATAGTAACCGGACGAACCGTAGCCACCACCAATGGCACCGTGACCCATCGTGGGAGCAGCTgaatgatgtggatgatgatgatgatgtggatgatggtAGCCCGCACCGTAGTACTTGTCGTAGCCACCACCGTTGATATCGTTATAACCGCCCATGCCAcctgtgctgctactggcggcTCCGTAACCGGACCGATGGTGATATCCGTCCGGGATACCAGCACCGTAccggccagcaccaccaccaccaccaccaccaccagcaccggtggccatcgggTATGGTGACGCACTTCGCAACATGCTGGGCGTGTACGGGTAGCAGAAGTTATTGTTCATTGAGTGATGTCTGTAGTCCAGGTAGTTGTTGGCAGTAGTGCTGCTACAGCAATCCATGACCCGCCGACGGTCCACCAAATCTCGGCCACACTAACACTGCAGCCAGATTCTTTTTCGTTCTATCCTTTCACTCGGGAGCGTTGCCACCGCCAGGACTCTATTTATGTTCCACTAAACCAATTATAAACTATTTATGGCCGTTGCTGAGTGGCGTGTGCGTAAGAACGACCGCGAGTACCGAGGCCACCGTCGGTAATCATCCGGTGGAGATTCGAGTACACATAAAAACCACCGCGTGTTCCCTGGCGTGAAGGGATAACACTTGCCACTGGCAGGAGGACAGTTTACGCGCTAGTGGGTTCACATTATTCGAATGGCCAGAAGGCACGCATTTCACACCGAAACACATCCGCCGGGGCACCAACGAAACACACCATCGCACATCCGGAGAAAAGCATTCCTTGCCTTAAAGAGCGAATTGcgtaaaaaaggataattacAGGGAAATCAAAGCAAACGGAGGATTGTTTTTGATCGGATTACTAAAGGGAACGCAGGGTTTTTGGCTACAATTTGGGGGGTTATGTGTGCTCCCCGCCATTAGAAGTCGCACAGTACAGTCCAGGAATGTCATCCATATCTATACCATACCAAGACCAAGCGCaccatcgacgatgacgaaggattctcgttctctcgctctgtctttctctctctctctctctctctctctctctctctctctctctctctctctctctacaccgAACTGACCTTCCCATCGGTCAGCCGACGTCATCCACTACCGTCCCACTACCCGGGAAAGCGCGTCATTATCATTCccttactcgctcgctctagcCCACCACCATTCGATTGCGTGACAGTAGTAGTACATAGGCGCGGACGCGGGCGCGTGCTTGCACCTACAGGCAGCACAAACTTTCGGGAaaacctggctggctggctggctggctggctgcctccCACCTCGGTATACACCTAGATAGTACCGTCTGTGGAAAGTTTATTGATTTGCTTGGACAGcaagactctctctctctttttctctctctctcttgtagGAAGGAAAGTGTCACTCAAATCGCCCACCTAACCCTTCCTGcttgtgtgtatgcgtgtatggCATCATCGAGAGCCGAGGACGCGCGTTTTAACTTTGTAATAGCCTTACAAATGGCGTTGAAGGTATTATGAATGAATAGGTCGAGTCTAGTGATGTCAGCACAAGGTAGTGGTGTATCCTGTCCTGTGCTAGAGCTAACTGCTTCTGTTACAGCACCACCAAtagcagccgtagcagcagcaggatccggATTACACCAGAGAAAGAGCAGGCAATGAGCGTcgccagacagagagagagagagagagagagagagagagagagaaagtgggCGCGCTAGGAAGAGCCTTCGGTGCGAACTGCGACGCCTGATAAggataaaaatcaattttcctcccataaaaaaaaaatgcgtcgCGTCGTCGGCTGGCCACGGGGACAGAGCACGAGCTACGGGGTAGGCAGGATGTGGATATTGGGGTTTGAACCATCAGCGAGTTTTCCACTCCCGAATTCGTCACAAAACTGATACCGAAAACATAATCGATATCAGCAGGTGGATGACACCTGTACACAGCTGTAAcaacgccccaaaaaaagggggccacggACCTTCACACGAGAGATTACACTATCACACGAAGCGgattaacgaaaaaaaaaggataatataCACGTACGGCGAAGATTAACGGAGATtcacattttccaattttctttcGAGGTCGAAACCACacttttcacacttcatttcgtccacCCTTTTCAAAGAGGAGCGCGTGTTGCACACGAAGTGCGAGGCGCACGTACAGTGTTCGCGCTTTCGGAGCTGCGTGTCCGCTCCGGCCGAGAGTTTCGCGTTAACTTTCGCCCGTTGACACGTGCCCGTGACCGGGAAGGCCTCCGACGCGGGACAAACGACGCAAGCGCGTGCGCGCCCCCGTCCtcggggtggtgtggtgctcgGTTGCGGCGCTTGTTGGCGCCGCCGGTTTGCCGGAGGATCTCTGGTAatatctgtatgtgtgtgcgggggAGTACCGCACATTCCAATACACCCCGTGTGTGTCGCTTTGTTAGCGGGTGGCTTTGATAACACGGAGCGAAAGGGGCGAGCGTTGCTCTGAGCGCCACATAAACGGCGGTGGAATATTCGGCGCTTCGATCGGTTTATGCGGTCGGACGCGATCAGGCCACGATTGTGAAAttgattcgttcgttcttggAAACGATTAATTAATCGTGGGCATAATTTCTCGCCATTTATCGGTGGATGCCTAATGGTGTCTCATGGATCAATGGTTTGATGGCCGTTTTGTTTGACTTGGTTTGAATCAACACCGGCTATGGCTACTTGATCCTGCGcctgattttgattgattatttggttttacatttttttttgttaacaatGAGAAAGTTATTAATGCGGTTGTATCGTAATTTAATATTGCTACAAGattttttccaatgttttACAAATTAAATGCGGCTGTAAAACACTTGTTTGATGTTCAGCCAATAGTGTCCTggtaaaatggtaaaaatcattaatattttttaGAACATTATACTGAACACCATATGGATTCCGGTTGTTCCGATTATGATCCTTCTTTTCCGCTCACGCCAAGgcccaccccccgccccccggccTGGCCACAGCCTCAATACCGTATCACATTACATTACCAACTGACAACCGGAAAAACAGCAATCTGTTCACACACTACAGCtggccccccaccccggggtggCGTGTAGGGCTTCCGTTCACCTCCCTTCCCGCTGGTCCACCCTTTTACCCTTTTCTCTTCGCGCCAAATGGTTCGACGACGCGACAAACAATCCGAACACAAGCGCTGTGGTTTGAGAATCTCCGTTTCGCCGATCGATCCCCGATGGGCCATGGCCACCCCATGCCCCTGGCGTACCCTGATGTACCCTGGTGTGTATGTGGAAAGCGTGTCGTCGGCGGAAATCAGTTTCCAATCAACTCATCCCTCGAGCGACGAAAGTAAATTAATCAATGTCCTAGTGGAGTTTTGCCGAAGGAAGGaggcgccaccgccacgatgGCCGGCTTCGGTTTTGCCGCGGCACCGGCCTCCAGACACTCCAGTGGGaagtttgggggggggggggggggagagacaTGGATCACTGGCCGACTGCGACGATGTGCTTCTCCGCAACCGCACCGACGGCGTGTTTTCTGTGCCACCAGTGGCCTCAAGTTGCTTCGATTTCCGCCGCCTTTTTTCGCACCGTTTTAGAAGTTGTCGGTCACATAAGGAAGCATTGGAGCGAAGCAGGATGGGGGGGTGAAAgctaacaacaaaaaaacgccacCATATTTTGCGCGCTAATATTGCTACCGTTTTTGGCTTGGAGCAAGATTGTTCACCTATACACCAGAGTACGCAGCGTCTATTTCCTCGGGGCACTTGGCTCCCCAGTTACCACCCAAGGCAAGGAATGGAGACGAGTGTTGTGGAGGTTGACGACCAATAGCGAACGCATCCCCTGGGCCAAGACACTGCTCTGCCACCTCGGTGAATCTCGAAGATTGTCAATAGCCTTTTTTTCGCCTGTTTTTTAGTCGGCTGGCCTGATGTCGATGGATCAAATTTCGCGCCACTGGCGACAGTTGGCGTTTGCGTTTTTGGGGCAGTTTTTAGTGGGCAGCCTCGTGGATCTAGAGGGATGGTAAAGAAAGATGATGCTCGTGGTGTATCCAGTGAATCTGGGTTGCGGATCTGATTTGTCTGATTTTTCGAGAGAAAAGagtgatttttaaaaaataaaaactgatGTTTTTTTAGAGTGTAATAGCATTTGGAAGCTGTGAAAGCTGAAAATTTATTGGTAGGATCTTTTGAAAAGTGTAATAGCATTTAGAAGCTCTGAGAGCTGAAAATTAATCTGGTAGGATCTTtaaaaaattgattgattgaattccAAAAATTGTGACCGGAAATTTATTCCCGGTACTTCCATCGTGAACATTATGTTAATCTATTAGTCCAATTATTCGGAAAGCTTTTCATCAAATTCAATCAGAGTAATGGTTCACATTATCTTACATGATTGCATCATTTTGAGATCAAAATGGTcgtttttatttaaataacgAAGAGAATGAATTTAATAAAGGCAATAGCTTCTATAACATTACTATCCCTGTTCTTCTATTCTTTATCTTattaaaataacaaataaaattGCTCAGAACAGTTGTTATATACTAATGCATCATTTGCTAAATCATTTTTTGAAGCATTAACTTTTTCCTTAAAGCAAAATGTTTCCAGCCGTTTAACTCGTAAGCCATGGCGCGGATTAACGTATGCGAGTGagcaaaaaatatgaaattgtTTATGAAATCCAATCATCCCCGCAAGCTCAACGTCCCATTGCCAACCACCAGCCCATCGGGCCATCATCGCTCTTTCGGCGAATCCATTTCGATAATGATTTCCCCCACaatcacacactctctctctctctctctctctctctcgacatGATGGTTGACATTTTGGGGAATGTTGGCCGCCTGGTGTGCGCACCAGGTTCACTCACAGCAGTtcgcaaaaaggggggagagggggagggaaatAGAAATCCGCCAGATGCATTAATTGGTAACCGAATCCTTTGgccgatccatccatccatccatccaccgcaCCAATCGCCTCCAGCCAAGCAATTGTCGTGATTTCGATCGATGCGAATGTGTCGCCGGAGTCATATGTGTGCTGCTAGTAGTGGTTTGAGTTTGAATCATTTCCCCGGGGAAAGGGGTGGTGCAGAAGAAGGCAACACTTTTTTGATTccaccgttccattccgtggcCTCTGAGCAAGTGTCCGTCAGGatggcgcagagagagagagaaagagagagagagagagagagagagcgcgcgtaAACATGTGAGAAGGAGTTTCCCTCCAAAAAGGACGCGACTAAAGGATGGTGCCAGGGGGAAGAGGATGATTGGGGCACCCATCGTAACCCTTTGGCACCACATAATCACAAGCTGTGCGTATCGAACGAGTGCGCTGGTACGCCAGGACAGGGCCAATCATCGATCGTTTTCCGCGCCACTATTCCCTGAAGAGCGCGAATGGTGACGGCGCATCCCGGGGTTTCCAAGGGTGGGTGAGAGGTGCATTCCGTTactcgtgtttgtgtgttgctgtGCGGTTCGCATCGTTCGACTGTTGCATACTAACCGCCAGGCGCCAGGTGTGGGCGGCTTGGAAGGGGCAGGTGACCACAACGACGTGGCTGGTgacgaccaccaacaccgtcATTATCGAATCGGTGTCCAGGACCACGGCAACCAGGACATCCAACCGTTAtccgttggtgttggttgatgAAGAACAGCATCAGGAAATGGCAAGGGCGGGAGGGGACCTTTTGACTTCCGTTCCTTTGCTATGTTCCCATCGCCGTCCACATCGCTCGTCTTATGCTATGGCGATGTACATTTTGTGCATCTGTGGTGCGGGCCGGGCGCGTCCCTCCGGAGCGACGACGGTGTATCGATTTATTTCACCTCTGTTCTGTTGTTCACAGTTCCACCGCGGTCGCGTAACGGCGGGAAAATAAGTGGCCCAGCCAGTGAGTGAGCACGCAACCGGAAGAGCGATCGAAGTCAGCACGCTCCGACTACTAGCTTCTAGCTTCCCAGACgcaggggagagagagagagagagagagagagagggagagagtggcaGTGGAACGTAGGCCGCCTCCCTTGGTGAGGCCAATGCCACGTCGTACCACCGGGAGGGTAGCTCTTCCGGTGTCGTTCGATTTCCAATCGGGCCACATCGGATCCTCATCGGACCGTGAGAGTACAAATGGACGCTGCTCTCTGGAGAGAATCGTTCTCTAACTAAGGGAAggattcctttcctttttggcttttGCCAAAGAGAGTGGAAATGCAACTCTCAGGTGGcactttctcttcctttcgaaTGCACCT
Proteins encoded in this region:
- the LOC126575620 gene encoding box A-binding factor-like, with protein sequence MDCCSSTTANNYLDYRHHSMNNNFCYPYTPSMLRSASPYPMATGAGGGGGGGGAGRYGAGIPDGYHHRSGYGAASSSTGGMGGYNDINGGGYDKYYGAGYHHPHHHHHPHHSAAPTMGHGAIGGGYGSSGYYGSYSSSYREYGGYNPYYHHHHHHQSQSPYSRAGLAGMPPGYGSGGAGYLYPGRHMAGSSSNPSAYPPYHLQREHHQYSSFASYANGSNGMTASSYRSNLGSLQTEQSSNGSSSKVQHHHQQQQQQHGYSSSQGFGHNDRAGLAASNTNQTDGAVSNASAGSPSTAATSLFPSSTSVSNGFSTGSSSEYSPLSASYGPADSPQLPLQPPQQSQHHHQQQQGQNDSTAENGGESPTPTSATADYHHPLTDGVGKDSSSRGGGGGSSATTRKPKERKHQRAYGNGQTGNNGTGNGGSESSRTSSPTASVGGAAAAAAAATASSSSSNGGASAPAAVGAVAPASARMKSLDALTNLCWPDGEQFTSKMRKYSNAGGTKSKDTANNRKQDANEVESGVSSSPSRAHNGTGRRTKKLTKQQKEQLKSSDAKDKQTNAGAAVTATPPVENKNITPLPGFQQAFGSTEIGKFSEAFFNSSPTPNDTSTPEHHHHHHHPLHHHQLSEQQPPPSQQHQQQLQLLHHSQRTSTPQQQAHHQLSGGTVEQLLMDSLHSYESDVDTMSPQQQPWDHAVTPGTTMGSLDRLSSYESCHNGGNLSSAAAGYNLQIGTSFHPSYYESSSYSSDHAVDSPLGSYFSEMTCNEFVN